In Candidatus Roseilinea sp., one DNA window encodes the following:
- the atpG gene encoding ATP synthase gamma chain, protein MATAREIKRRIRSVKNVRQITKALESVAAGRVRRAQQMVEATRPYSQRARDLLASVASLAGGETKHPLLTNREQVNGAAIILISGDRGLAGAFNSNVSRAAFNFARDYGKPVRYITIGKKGRDFIYRRGGKIAADFSGMPARPTLLDTTPATRAAIDDFLTGVVDEVYLIYTEFISATQQKPVIKRLLPLAPEAIAPDQAHAGPRPAYEFEPGPAEILNTLLPRLTEMQVYQAVLESLASFYTAQRIAMRNATDNASDLIVAYTLSYNKARQAGITNELLDIAGGAEALRQAMQEAAKA, encoded by the coding sequence ATGGCCACAGCACGAGAAATCAAGCGGCGCATTCGCAGCGTCAAGAATGTCCGGCAGATCACCAAAGCGCTGGAGAGTGTGGCGGCCGGTCGCGTGCGGCGCGCGCAGCAGATGGTCGAAGCCACGCGCCCGTATTCGCAGCGCGCGCGCGACTTGCTTGCCAGCGTTGCGTCGCTCGCCGGCGGCGAGACCAAGCATCCGCTGCTCACCAACCGCGAGCAGGTCAACGGCGCCGCCATCATCCTGATCTCCGGCGATCGCGGCCTGGCCGGCGCGTTCAACAGCAACGTCTCCCGCGCTGCGTTCAACTTCGCGCGCGACTACGGCAAGCCGGTGCGCTATATCACCATCGGTAAGAAGGGACGCGACTTCATCTATCGCCGCGGCGGCAAGATCGCCGCCGACTTCTCCGGCATGCCGGCGCGCCCGACGCTGCTGGACACCACGCCGGCAACGCGCGCCGCGATTGACGACTTCCTCACCGGCGTGGTGGACGAGGTGTATCTGATTTACACCGAGTTCATCAGCGCGACGCAGCAAAAGCCGGTCATCAAGCGGCTTCTGCCCCTGGCGCCCGAGGCGATCGCGCCGGACCAAGCTCACGCCGGGCCGCGCCCGGCCTATGAATTCGAGCCCGGGCCGGCGGAGATCCTGAACACGCTGCTCCCACGCTTGACCGAAATGCAGGTATATCAGGCCGTGCTTGAGTCGCTGGCCAGCTTCTATACCGCGCAGCGCATCGCCATGCGCAACGCCACCGATAACGCATCCGACCTGATCGTCGCCTATACGCTGAGCTACAACAAAGCGCGCCAGGCCGGCATTACCAACGAGCTGCTCGACATCGCCGGCGGCGCGGAGGCGCTGCGCCAAGCCATGCAGGAGGCGGCTAAGGCCTAA